A stretch of DNA from Spirochaeta isovalerica:
GAAGCTGACGGGGGAACCCTCTTCATCGATGAAATCGGAGATATCTCCATGGCTGTACAGGTGAAGCTCCTCAGGGCCATACAATTCAAAACATTTCAGAAACTGGGCGATAATGACACCTATAAATCGGATGTCCGGATTATAGCGGCCACCAGCCGGAATCTCGAGGAAATGATAAAAACCAGGGAATTCCGCGAGGATCTTTATTATCGGCTCAGCGTTATCACCATACGCATTCCCCCTCTGAGAGAGAGAAAAGAGGATATCAAACCGCTTGTGGAGTATTTTCTGGAAAATAAATGCCGTTTTTACGGAAAGAGCATTCCCCGTTTGACAGATAAGGTGACTCACGCACTCATCCGCCACGATTATCCCGGAAATGTCAGGGAGCTTGAGAATGTGGTTGAGCATGCCGTCGTCATGAACAGAGCCGAGATTCTGCTCTCCGAAGATCTTCCGGAGCAGTTGAGGATCTATGTCTCCGATGATCAGGAGGCTGTCGGCGATGATTCCGGAACGGAGGAAGATTCATCTGACGATTTTCTCTCTATCGATGACGACGACGATCTCGATCTGGAGAAGCATCTTATGAATATGGAGAAGAAAATCATCAGCAGGGCTCTTGAAAAATGTGAAGGGAATCAGAGCGCCGCCGCCCGGGTTCTGAAAATATCCGAGAGGAAGATGCGCTTCCGCATGGAGAAGCTCAATCTCGAAAATGTATACAGGACAGTAAGATGAATGAACTGACGAACACAGATATATTTCTCCCTCTCATATACACCTGTTTCACTATTCCCAGTCTGTATATCCTATTCCGATATTACCTTCTCAATCGCAAAAAGGAATTCCTCTCGCTTCTCCTTTTGGTGCTCGTCTTTAATTTTTTCCTGATCGCCGAAGGCGGCGCTCGAATTGCCATTCATTTTTACGGGAATCTTCTGGTCGCCACGCAACTCTCCCGGCTCCAGGAAGCATCGCTCATTTTTCTTTATATACTAGTTCCTTATGTCATCGGGACAAACTTCTCTCTTATGGACCGGTGGAAGAGAATAAACCGCTTCTTCCTTCTCATAGGTGTTGTAACAGCTGTCTATATGCTTTTTTTCATTTTCTTTAAGCCGGATATTTTTATCGATGTAAAGAAAATATTTTCCGACAGTTTCATACCGGGGAACAGACCGGGAAGGGGAGCCACGGGATATCTCTTCAAGCTCCGCGATATTTTTCTCATCGTTTATTTCAGTTACGGTGTCGCCGCTGTTCTTGTCAATAAGAAGGATCATCATCTCAATCAGATTCAATCCTCCATACTCATAGGGGTCGTTATCATATTCGCAATGAGCATCGGCGATCTGATTGCGGATATCAGCGGTGCAAGAGTCTCTCATTTTTCAAATATATTCCGTTTCGAACTGGGAGTC
This window harbors:
- a CDS encoding sigma-54-dependent transcriptional regulator, which translates into the protein MEIVMIELNIIILEDDIVQNTWYKAFYNNLSFPPCRVTTTENLALFKTEFRENFYNFAIIDYYLPDTNGREVLEYIKANNPSCEVIIVSSTEEISTVVDLMKTGAFDFLKKPLDPKRLQALTMQVWESQTIVKERNINRPAPDRRGFSQEIIYKSQKIEKILDTATRCAGVDSTVLIRGESGTGKELIANSIYSMSRRTKAPFVVLNIASLPETLVESELFGHKKGAFTGASNDRIGRFEEADGGTLFIDEIGDISMAVQVKLLRAIQFKTFQKLGDNDTYKSDVRIIAATSRNLEEMIKTREFREDLYYRLSVITIRIPPLRERKEDIKPLVEYFLENKCRFYGKSIPRLTDKVTHALIRHDYPGNVRELENVVEHAVVMNRAEILLSEDLPEQLRIYVSDDQEAVGDDSGTEEDSSDDFLSIDDDDDLDLEKHLMNMEKKIISRALEKCEGNQSAAARVLKISERKMRFRMEKLNLENVYRTVR